A window from Dromaius novaehollandiae isolate bDroNov1 chromosome 1, bDroNov1.hap1, whole genome shotgun sequence encodes these proteins:
- the LOC112989973 gene encoding hematopoietic lineage cell-specific protein-like isoform X1, which produces MWKAVVGHNVSVKVESQGDDWDTDPDFVNDISEKEQRWGAKTIEGSGRAEHIDIHQLRNKVSEEHEVIKKKELETGPKASYGYGGKFGTEQDRMDKCAVGHEYVADVGKHSSQTDAAQGFGGKYGVQRDRADKSALGFEYKSEVEKHSSQKDYSKGFGGRYGVERDKVDKAAVGFDYQSQAEKHDSQRDYSVGFGGKFGVQRDRQDKSALGWEHQEDVQPHASQTDYAKGFGGRYGVQKDRVDKSAAGFNEMAAPTSSYEKTRPVEAASSGASSLRSRFENMAKLADEESRRLVEEERTRRQARERQAVRQQQEIQRREDKDHTEAAPATVSARVPGRADREGPVSRGEQQKTEAVGDETPPTLPPRPADLGEELCKAPSQDQPIYSVSLDGGDYEELPESSDYCDSTSMGADYEELPEPLGKPAAICDHGEDGEEDYEEIPTEEPSQSQPCPGKTDNVYEVESPGTCAVALYDYQGDGDDEISFDPDDTITHIEMVDEGWWRGQCRGKVGLFPANYVKLLQ; this is translated from the exons ATGTGGAAAGCGGTCGTGGGACACAACGTGTCGGTGAAGGTTGAGTCCCAGGGAGACGACTGGGACACGGACCCTGATTTTGTG AACGACATCTCGGAGAAGGAGCAGCGATGGGGAGCCAAGACCATCGAGGGCTCCGGCCGTGCCGAGCACATCGA CATCCACCAGCTGAGGAACAAGGTGTCAGAGGAACATgaggtcatcaagaagaaggAGCTGGAAACTGGCCCTAAGGCCTCATATGGCTATGGGGGCAAATTTGGAACAGAGCAGGACCGGATGGACAAG TGTGCGGTGGGCCACGAGTACGTCGCTGATGTCGGGAAGCATTCCTCGCAGACGGATGCAGCCCAGGGATTTGGGGGGAAGTACGGAGTCCAGCGGGACCGAGCTGACAAG TCAGCGCTGGGGTTTGAATACAAGAGTGAGGTGGAGAAACACTCGTCCCAGAAAG ATTACTCCAAGGGCTTCGGCGGCCGTTACGGCGTGGAGAGGGACAAGGTAGACAAAGCGGCGGTGGGGTTTGACTACCAGAGCCAGGCGGAGAAGCACGACTCTCAGAGAG ACTATTCTGTGGGCTTTGGTGGGAAGTTTGGAGTCCAGCGGGATCGTCAGGACAAGAGTGCCCTTGGCTGGGAGCACCAGGAAGACGTGCAGCCCCATGCATCTCAGACAG ACTATGCTAAAGGGTTTGGAGGCCGTTATGGGGTCCAGAAGGACAGAGTGGATAAG AGTGCTGCTGGGTTTAATGAAATGGCAGCTCCAACCTCCTCGTACGAGAAGACAAGACCAGTGGAGGCAG CTTCCAGTGGTGCCAGCAGCCTGCGGTCGCGGTTTGAAAACATGGCTAAACTGGCGGATGAGGAGAGCAGGAGGCTGGTGGAAGAGGAGCGGACGAGGCGGCAGGCTCGAGAGCGCCAGGCGGTTCGGCAGCAG caggaaatccAACGGAGAGAGGACAAGGACCACACAGAAGCAGCCCCTGCCACCGTTTCGGCAAGGGTCCCCGGGAGAGCTGACAGAGAAGGGCCCGTGTCACGGGGAGAGCAG CAGAAGACAGAAGCGGTGGGTGACGAAACACCGCCCACACTGCCACCAAGGCCAGCAGATctgggtgaggagctgtgcaAGGCCCCCAGCCAGGACCAGCCCATCTACAGCGTGAGTTTGGATGGCGGGGACTACGAGGAGCTGCCAGAGTCCTCTGACTACTGTGACAGCACCAGCATGGGTGCTGACTACGAGGAGCTGCCAGAGCCTTTGGGAAAGCCGGCTGCCATCTGTGACCACGGAGAGGACGGAGAGGAGGACTACGAGGAGATCCCCACGGAGGAGCCCAGccagagccagccctgcccgg GGAAAACGGACAACGTTTACGAGGTGGAGAGCCCTGGGACGTGTGCAGTGGCTCTCTACGATTACCAAGGAG ATGGAGATGATGAGATTTCTTTTGATCCCGATGACACAATCACACACATCGAAATGGTAGATGAAGGCTGGTGGCGGGGACAGTGCCGAGGCAAAGTAGGCCTCTTTCCAGCAAATTATGTGAAGCTTCTGCAATGA
- the LOC112989973 gene encoding hematopoietic lineage cell-specific protein-like isoform X2 has translation MWKAVVGHNVSVKVESQGDDWDTDPDFVNDISEKEQRWGAKTIEGSGRAEHIDIHQLRNKVSEEHEVIKKKELETGPKASYGYGGKFGTEQDRMDKCAVGHEYVADVGKHSSQTDAAQGFGGKYGVQRDRADKSALGFEYKSEVEKHSSQKDYSKGFGGRYGVERDKVDKAAVGFDYQSQAEKHDSQRDYSVGFGGKFGVQRDRQDKSALGWEHQEDVQPHASQTDYAKGFGGRYGVQKDRVDKSAAGFNEMAAPTSSYEKTRPVEAASSGASSLRSRFENMAKLADEESRRLVEEERTRRQARERQAVRQQQEIQRREDKDHTEAAPATVSARVPGRADREGPVSRGEQKTEAVGDETPPTLPPRPADLGEELCKAPSQDQPIYSVSLDGGDYEELPESSDYCDSTSMGADYEELPEPLGKPAAICDHGEDGEEDYEEIPTEEPSQSQPCPGKTDNVYEVESPGTCAVALYDYQGDGDDEISFDPDDTITHIEMVDEGWWRGQCRGKVGLFPANYVKLLQ, from the exons ATGTGGAAAGCGGTCGTGGGACACAACGTGTCGGTGAAGGTTGAGTCCCAGGGAGACGACTGGGACACGGACCCTGATTTTGTG AACGACATCTCGGAGAAGGAGCAGCGATGGGGAGCCAAGACCATCGAGGGCTCCGGCCGTGCCGAGCACATCGA CATCCACCAGCTGAGGAACAAGGTGTCAGAGGAACATgaggtcatcaagaagaaggAGCTGGAAACTGGCCCTAAGGCCTCATATGGCTATGGGGGCAAATTTGGAACAGAGCAGGACCGGATGGACAAG TGTGCGGTGGGCCACGAGTACGTCGCTGATGTCGGGAAGCATTCCTCGCAGACGGATGCAGCCCAGGGATTTGGGGGGAAGTACGGAGTCCAGCGGGACCGAGCTGACAAG TCAGCGCTGGGGTTTGAATACAAGAGTGAGGTGGAGAAACACTCGTCCCAGAAAG ATTACTCCAAGGGCTTCGGCGGCCGTTACGGCGTGGAGAGGGACAAGGTAGACAAAGCGGCGGTGGGGTTTGACTACCAGAGCCAGGCGGAGAAGCACGACTCTCAGAGAG ACTATTCTGTGGGCTTTGGTGGGAAGTTTGGAGTCCAGCGGGATCGTCAGGACAAGAGTGCCCTTGGCTGGGAGCACCAGGAAGACGTGCAGCCCCATGCATCTCAGACAG ACTATGCTAAAGGGTTTGGAGGCCGTTATGGGGTCCAGAAGGACAGAGTGGATAAG AGTGCTGCTGGGTTTAATGAAATGGCAGCTCCAACCTCCTCGTACGAGAAGACAAGACCAGTGGAGGCAG CTTCCAGTGGTGCCAGCAGCCTGCGGTCGCGGTTTGAAAACATGGCTAAACTGGCGGATGAGGAGAGCAGGAGGCTGGTGGAAGAGGAGCGGACGAGGCGGCAGGCTCGAGAGCGCCAGGCGGTTCGGCAGCAG caggaaatccAACGGAGAGAGGACAAGGACCACACAGAAGCAGCCCCTGCCACCGTTTCGGCAAGGGTCCCCGGGAGAGCTGACAGAGAAGGGCCCGTGTCACGGGGAGAGCAG AAGACAGAAGCGGTGGGTGACGAAACACCGCCCACACTGCCACCAAGGCCAGCAGATctgggtgaggagctgtgcaAGGCCCCCAGCCAGGACCAGCCCATCTACAGCGTGAGTTTGGATGGCGGGGACTACGAGGAGCTGCCAGAGTCCTCTGACTACTGTGACAGCACCAGCATGGGTGCTGACTACGAGGAGCTGCCAGAGCCTTTGGGAAAGCCGGCTGCCATCTGTGACCACGGAGAGGACGGAGAGGAGGACTACGAGGAGATCCCCACGGAGGAGCCCAGccagagccagccctgcccgg GGAAAACGGACAACGTTTACGAGGTGGAGAGCCCTGGGACGTGTGCAGTGGCTCTCTACGATTACCAAGGAG ATGGAGATGATGAGATTTCTTTTGATCCCGATGACACAATCACACACATCGAAATGGTAGATGAAGGCTGGTGGCGGGGACAGTGCCGAGGCAAAGTAGGCCTCTTTCCAGCAAATTATGTGAAGCTTCTGCAATGA
- the LOC112989973 gene encoding hematopoietic lineage cell-specific protein-like isoform X3: MWKAVVGHNVSVKVESQGDDWDTDPDFVNDISEKEQRWGAKTIEGSGRAEHIDIHQLRNKVSEEHEVIKKKELETGPKASYGYGGKFGTEQDRMDKCAVGHEYVADVGKHSSQTDAAQGFGGKYGVQRDRADKSALGFEYKSEVEKHSSQKDYSKGFGGRYGVERDKVDKAAVGFDYQSQAEKHDSQRDYSVGFGGKFGVQRDRQDKSALGWEHQEDVQPHASQTDYAKGFGGRYGVQKDRVDKSAAGFNEMAAPTSSYEKTRPVEAASSGASSLRSRFENMAKLADEESRRLVEEERTRRQARERQAVRQQEIQRREDKDHTEAAPATVSARVPGRADREGPVSRGEQQKTEAVGDETPPTLPPRPADLGEELCKAPSQDQPIYSVSLDGGDYEELPESSDYCDSTSMGADYEELPEPLGKPAAICDHGEDGEEDYEEIPTEEPSQSQPCPGKTDNVYEVESPGTCAVALYDYQGDGDDEISFDPDDTITHIEMVDEGWWRGQCRGKVGLFPANYVKLLQ, encoded by the exons ATGTGGAAAGCGGTCGTGGGACACAACGTGTCGGTGAAGGTTGAGTCCCAGGGAGACGACTGGGACACGGACCCTGATTTTGTG AACGACATCTCGGAGAAGGAGCAGCGATGGGGAGCCAAGACCATCGAGGGCTCCGGCCGTGCCGAGCACATCGA CATCCACCAGCTGAGGAACAAGGTGTCAGAGGAACATgaggtcatcaagaagaaggAGCTGGAAACTGGCCCTAAGGCCTCATATGGCTATGGGGGCAAATTTGGAACAGAGCAGGACCGGATGGACAAG TGTGCGGTGGGCCACGAGTACGTCGCTGATGTCGGGAAGCATTCCTCGCAGACGGATGCAGCCCAGGGATTTGGGGGGAAGTACGGAGTCCAGCGGGACCGAGCTGACAAG TCAGCGCTGGGGTTTGAATACAAGAGTGAGGTGGAGAAACACTCGTCCCAGAAAG ATTACTCCAAGGGCTTCGGCGGCCGTTACGGCGTGGAGAGGGACAAGGTAGACAAAGCGGCGGTGGGGTTTGACTACCAGAGCCAGGCGGAGAAGCACGACTCTCAGAGAG ACTATTCTGTGGGCTTTGGTGGGAAGTTTGGAGTCCAGCGGGATCGTCAGGACAAGAGTGCCCTTGGCTGGGAGCACCAGGAAGACGTGCAGCCCCATGCATCTCAGACAG ACTATGCTAAAGGGTTTGGAGGCCGTTATGGGGTCCAGAAGGACAGAGTGGATAAG AGTGCTGCTGGGTTTAATGAAATGGCAGCTCCAACCTCCTCGTACGAGAAGACAAGACCAGTGGAGGCAG CTTCCAGTGGTGCCAGCAGCCTGCGGTCGCGGTTTGAAAACATGGCTAAACTGGCGGATGAGGAGAGCAGGAGGCTGGTGGAAGAGGAGCGGACGAGGCGGCAGGCTCGAGAGCGCCAGGCGGTTCGGCAGCAG gaaatccAACGGAGAGAGGACAAGGACCACACAGAAGCAGCCCCTGCCACCGTTTCGGCAAGGGTCCCCGGGAGAGCTGACAGAGAAGGGCCCGTGTCACGGGGAGAGCAG CAGAAGACAGAAGCGGTGGGTGACGAAACACCGCCCACACTGCCACCAAGGCCAGCAGATctgggtgaggagctgtgcaAGGCCCCCAGCCAGGACCAGCCCATCTACAGCGTGAGTTTGGATGGCGGGGACTACGAGGAGCTGCCAGAGTCCTCTGACTACTGTGACAGCACCAGCATGGGTGCTGACTACGAGGAGCTGCCAGAGCCTTTGGGAAAGCCGGCTGCCATCTGTGACCACGGAGAGGACGGAGAGGAGGACTACGAGGAGATCCCCACGGAGGAGCCCAGccagagccagccctgcccgg GGAAAACGGACAACGTTTACGAGGTGGAGAGCCCTGGGACGTGTGCAGTGGCTCTCTACGATTACCAAGGAG ATGGAGATGATGAGATTTCTTTTGATCCCGATGACACAATCACACACATCGAAATGGTAGATGAAGGCTGGTGGCGGGGACAGTGCCGAGGCAAAGTAGGCCTCTTTCCAGCAAATTATGTGAAGCTTCTGCAATGA
- the LOC112989973 gene encoding hematopoietic lineage cell-specific protein-like isoform X4: MWKAVVGHNVSVKVESQGDDWDTDPDFVNDISEKEQRWGAKTIEGSGRAEHIDIHQLRNKVSEEHEVIKKKELETGPKASYGYGGKFGTEQDRMDKCAVGHEYVADVGKHSSQTDAAQGFGGKYGVQRDRADKSALGFEYKSEVEKHSSQKDYSKGFGGRYGVERDKVDKAAVGFDYQSQAEKHDSQRDYSVGFGGKFGVQRDRQDKSALGWEHQEDVQPHASQTDYAKGFGGRYGVQKDRVDKSAAGFNEMAAPTSSYEKTRPVEAASSGASSLRSRFENMAKLADEESRRLVEEERTRRQARERQAVRQQEIQRREDKDHTEAAPATVSARVPGRADREGPVSRGEQKTEAVGDETPPTLPPRPADLGEELCKAPSQDQPIYSVSLDGGDYEELPESSDYCDSTSMGADYEELPEPLGKPAAICDHGEDGEEDYEEIPTEEPSQSQPCPGKTDNVYEVESPGTCAVALYDYQGDGDDEISFDPDDTITHIEMVDEGWWRGQCRGKVGLFPANYVKLLQ, translated from the exons ATGTGGAAAGCGGTCGTGGGACACAACGTGTCGGTGAAGGTTGAGTCCCAGGGAGACGACTGGGACACGGACCCTGATTTTGTG AACGACATCTCGGAGAAGGAGCAGCGATGGGGAGCCAAGACCATCGAGGGCTCCGGCCGTGCCGAGCACATCGA CATCCACCAGCTGAGGAACAAGGTGTCAGAGGAACATgaggtcatcaagaagaaggAGCTGGAAACTGGCCCTAAGGCCTCATATGGCTATGGGGGCAAATTTGGAACAGAGCAGGACCGGATGGACAAG TGTGCGGTGGGCCACGAGTACGTCGCTGATGTCGGGAAGCATTCCTCGCAGACGGATGCAGCCCAGGGATTTGGGGGGAAGTACGGAGTCCAGCGGGACCGAGCTGACAAG TCAGCGCTGGGGTTTGAATACAAGAGTGAGGTGGAGAAACACTCGTCCCAGAAAG ATTACTCCAAGGGCTTCGGCGGCCGTTACGGCGTGGAGAGGGACAAGGTAGACAAAGCGGCGGTGGGGTTTGACTACCAGAGCCAGGCGGAGAAGCACGACTCTCAGAGAG ACTATTCTGTGGGCTTTGGTGGGAAGTTTGGAGTCCAGCGGGATCGTCAGGACAAGAGTGCCCTTGGCTGGGAGCACCAGGAAGACGTGCAGCCCCATGCATCTCAGACAG ACTATGCTAAAGGGTTTGGAGGCCGTTATGGGGTCCAGAAGGACAGAGTGGATAAG AGTGCTGCTGGGTTTAATGAAATGGCAGCTCCAACCTCCTCGTACGAGAAGACAAGACCAGTGGAGGCAG CTTCCAGTGGTGCCAGCAGCCTGCGGTCGCGGTTTGAAAACATGGCTAAACTGGCGGATGAGGAGAGCAGGAGGCTGGTGGAAGAGGAGCGGACGAGGCGGCAGGCTCGAGAGCGCCAGGCGGTTCGGCAGCAG gaaatccAACGGAGAGAGGACAAGGACCACACAGAAGCAGCCCCTGCCACCGTTTCGGCAAGGGTCCCCGGGAGAGCTGACAGAGAAGGGCCCGTGTCACGGGGAGAGCAG AAGACAGAAGCGGTGGGTGACGAAACACCGCCCACACTGCCACCAAGGCCAGCAGATctgggtgaggagctgtgcaAGGCCCCCAGCCAGGACCAGCCCATCTACAGCGTGAGTTTGGATGGCGGGGACTACGAGGAGCTGCCAGAGTCCTCTGACTACTGTGACAGCACCAGCATGGGTGCTGACTACGAGGAGCTGCCAGAGCCTTTGGGAAAGCCGGCTGCCATCTGTGACCACGGAGAGGACGGAGAGGAGGACTACGAGGAGATCCCCACGGAGGAGCCCAGccagagccagccctgcccgg GGAAAACGGACAACGTTTACGAGGTGGAGAGCCCTGGGACGTGTGCAGTGGCTCTCTACGATTACCAAGGAG ATGGAGATGATGAGATTTCTTTTGATCCCGATGACACAATCACACACATCGAAATGGTAGATGAAGGCTGGTGGCGGGGACAGTGCCGAGGCAAAGTAGGCCTCTTTCCAGCAAATTATGTGAAGCTTCTGCAATGA